A stretch of Plasmodium chabaudi chabaudi strain AS genome assembly, chromosome: 14 DNA encodes these proteins:
- a CDS encoding AAR2 protein, putative, with protein MIETGISNGNPNEGDNYFLYNDKCSLVLVIDYDTENEKDVYKNVDKNDENNVINLLDNINWEKENEQMIEELNDEIINEANPGIHSKNLTDEKFEEMILSTFKKDNFGKINNNSKKHGLFKGNIKLNVGLDYSNFSIDTPYKIIKFITKGSHFLYWSDDVLVGTRNDITKEFKMNEMKKNNCEEMRNSRFVYFDTENKLLVLKYNLKDKNFQYLKEDNSIYKYFFDLHKIDFMDDNLIKNNKDSIMIYPYTYAKIWKSVTSYINDEVINKIEPVNKTFSSSFLEEDKKDKDSGNKGEINFHNQPYMFYSVIPKYPTSMASKKEPNKHKETEQNDELYNSKNNKKEDGISEENNGYKHSEIDNHTENTAYFECIHIDNKYKYTPSDLTLINLEKYWILEEIIKQEYTYIYYNDEKKEAFHKYSNKLFYILGEFQFSFILFHIGFNYQSFIQWRNLFELFSNSQMLVTKHADFFEILLKVVSIHLSYLSDDFFDNKENSFILFGVYNIFDIISNIEDTNENIKSVVDSIDTIIYNKLGLHIPDLSFVYEEYQPTYVNDD; from the exons ATGATTGAAACGGGCATTTCAAATGGAAACCCGAATGAAGGagacaattattttttgtataacgATAAATGTTCTCTTGTTTTGGTAATTGATTATGATAcggaaaatgaaaaagatgtCTATAAGAATgtagataaaaatgatgagaacaatgtaataaatttgttggataatataaattgggagaaagaaaatgaacaaATGATTGAAGAGTTGaatgatgaaataattaatgAAGCAAACCCTGGAATACATAGTAAAAATTTAACTGATGAAAAATTTGAAGAAATGATATTAAGTACATTTAAAAAGGATAAttttggaaaaataaacaataatagtaaaaaacATGGTTTATTTAAAgggaatataaaattgaatgTAGGATTAGATTATTCTAATTTTTCAATAGATACaccatataaaattattaaatttataacaaAAGGAAGTCATTTCCTTTATTGGAGTGATGATGTATTAGTTGGTACTAGAAATGATATAACTAAAGAATTTAAAATGaatgaaatgaaaaaaaataattgtgaAGAAATGAGAAACAGTagatttgtttattttgatacagaaaataaattactagtcttaaaatataacttaaaagataaaaattttcaatacTTAAAAGAAGACAAtagtatttataaatatttttttgatcttcataaaattgattttatggatgataatttaatcaaaaataataaagactCTATTATGATTTATCCGTACACATATgcaaaaatatggaaaagtGTAACTAGCTATATTAATGATGAAGTAATCAATAAAATAGAGCCTGTAAATAAAACGTTTTCTTCGTCTTTTTTAGAAGAGGacaaaaaagataaagatAGTGGAAACAAAGGTGAGATAAATTTCCATAATCAACCATACATGTTTTACTCTGTAATTCCAAAATATCCTACAAGCATGGCAAGTAAAAAGGAGCCCAACAAGCATAAAGAAACAGAACAAAATGACGAGCTatataatagtaaaaacaataaaaaggaagatGGTATTTCGGAAGAAAACAATGGATATAAACATAGTGAAATAGATAACCACACGGAAAATACAGCTTATTTCGAATGTATTCatattgataataaatacaagTATACTCCCTCAGATTTAACTTTgataaatttagaaaaatattggatattagaagaaataattaaacaagaatatacatacatatattataatgatgaaaaaaaagaagcaTTCCATAAATATTCTAATAAgcttttttacattttagGAGAATTtcaattttcttttatccTATTTCATATAGGGTTTAATTATCAATCTTTTATACAGTGGCGAAACTTATTTGAGCTTTTTTCGAATTCTCAAATGTTGGTGACTAAACATGCAG atttctttgaaatattattaaaggTTGTAAGTATCCATTTAAGCTATTTGAGTGAcgatttttttgataataaagaaaacaGTTTCATTCTGTTTGGcgtttataatatttttgatataattaGCAATATAGAAGATactaatgaaaatataaaaagtgtTGTTGATTCAATAGATaccattatttataacaaGTTAGGTCTGCATATCCCAGATCTATCTTTTGTATATGAAGAATATCAGCCAACATATGTTAATGATGACTAA
- a CDS encoding site-2 protease S2P, putative, with protein sequence MTPRNIISYFNDVQTEKRQLSSNWLLIHNEKSYQDYKHQSYLSLILSLLPLFLISVIHLSITMNGYYIGHLFLTISYLLSICFFILYFYNSYTIFVLFVFFSFIISLCLHEFSHALVAYKYGDITMVYKGYLYLDILNYLDIFHTLVIPLVTLFITGFGIPGNLYWLQLHFIRSRFQLSFIFLSGPISDILYILLFVSFYNMYKFFKNNKKFNVKPHPALFISLATSISFLVESFLLNICPILGFDGWGIIEPYLPCFLNDLINEEIVYNFLSYVCPLLVFIYFNFIETKFLFFTKITNYILQDLLGIAIYHAAYGADSFPTLYSYLKKL encoded by the exons ATGACTCcaagaaatattatatcatattttaatgatgTTCAAACGGAGAAAAGGCAATTATCAAGTAATTGGTTGTTAATacataatgaaaaaagttATCAGGATTATAAGCATCAAAGTTATTTATCACTTATATTGTCATTGCTAccattatttttgataagTGTAATACATTTATCAATTACAATGAATGGCTATTATATTGggcatttatttttaacaatatcatatttgctttccatttgtttttttattttatatttttataattcttatactatatttgttttgtttgtatttttttcatttataatatctttATGTTTACATGAGTTTTCTCATGCTTTAGTTGCTTACAAATATGGCGATATTACTATGGTTTATAAAgggtatttatatttggacattttgaattatttggACATATTCCATACGTTGGTAATACCATTAgtaacattatttataacagGATTTGGCATACCAGGAAATTTATATTGGCTGCAACTACATTTTATCAGAAGTAGATTTCAgttatcttttatatttttgtccGGCCCAATATcagatattttatatattttattatttgtttctttttataacatgtacaaattttttaaaaataataaaaaatttaatgtgAAGCCACACCCTGCTTTATTCATATCTTTAGCAACGTCAATATCTTTCCTAGTAGAatcatttcttttaaatatttgcCCTATTCTTGGATTTGATGGATGGGGGATTATCGAGCCATATTTGCCTTGTTTCTTAAACGactt aatcAACGAGGAGATTGTTTACAACTTCTTATCTTACGTATGCCCACTtcttgtttttatatatttcaattttattgagacaaaatttctttttttcacaaaaattacaaattaCATATTACAAGATCTGTTGGGAATTGCAATATATCATGCAGCCTATGGCGCCGATTCATTTCCAACATTGTATTCATATCTCAAAAAACTAtga
- a CDS encoding mitogen-activated protein kinase phosphatase 1, putative gives MIYDPIDFEALKKEIKNEEENNNSRAASQHNLLSNAKIKFKIISSFYLYNYMQLLLDQGKNKSIFIVDIRNGNFHNQEYIKSSIHISDTNKINAIKNEIIKSKNENIKIIFYDNEDPQDLSKYQNIVAFHFLDLKADLYFLKGGYTNWKKEFYFLCIKGNQNNASIPATIVNTNLSITTNHINSVRSIDSLASYINYPIKICGNVYVGNLIHINNTIVYRYLEILCVYDFTSSGFDVKNNKDIKYLRYNTAKGELEYKNTQKDGSINYTSFLDNSMIYHIISSMVLNINFDHIGDGKIENNSDNAINKSGQNILESNAIMNNNKHQPNDLKRNILIICNDGIKDESNKQKINSISLIISMCYIIYSKKYNLNLAIAYMIKICNNLSIASQTRTILQNFYNYLVRINFNIHINPSSKDNINNRKCKIENSQDSSINTKDKLANNHNNRTTQQPQISNSNKSTIIDALKNEELLNLIKKYEINIPDILLDYSKEYVVYINKEYIIEDIEIIEEKAQEIEYTYYEYLIQSLLYYIYNKKDQDINYDKINIVLKILKNINSDNKIDNSYKFPYCSLILISLCRILNFENSTEFENAEKIKYESHTNVQFDIFSILCNSIITCIDFIIYNYENNCNFKITSKEYELTIKTTSQDLKDKSIDKNIYMIFLSLKYLLSVFFQFYLYPSISKKRFSYIDQVYNTLQQIDKFADYYYSIFNININSFLNDNYKAQICPFDYFPLYLSDILRPFIIITNYLE, from the coding sequence ATGATATATGATCCCATCGATTTCGAGGCTTTGAAAAAGGAAATCAAAAACGAAGAGGAAAATAACAATTCCAGAGCTGCTAGCCAACATAATCTCTTATCAAATGCaaaaatcaaatttaaaataataagctCCTTCTAcctatataattatatgcaaCTTCTTTTAGACCAagggaaaaataaaagtatatttatCGTAGACATAAGAAATGGAAACTTCCATAATcaagaatatattaaaagttCTATACACATAAGTGATacgaacaaaataaatgcaattaaaaatgaaataataaaaagcaaaaacgaaaatattaaaattatattttatgataatGAAGATCCTCAAGACCTAAGTAAGTATCAAAATATTGTggcttttcattttttagatCTTAAAGctgatttatattttttaaaaggaGGTTATACAAACTGGAAAAaagaattttattttctttgcATAAAGGgtaatcaaaataatgcTTCCATTCCTGCTACTATTGTAAATACTAATCTTAGTATCACAACTAATCATATTAATAGTGTCAGAAGTATCGACTCTTTGGCTTCATATATTAACTATcccataaaaatatgtggcAATGTCTATGTAGGGAATTTGAtccatattaataatacgATTGTATATAGATATTTAGAAATATTATGCGTATATGATTTTACCTCCTCTGGGTTcgatgtaaaaaataataaagatatcAAATATTTAAGGTACAATACGGCAAAAGGAGAacttgaatataaaaacaccCAAAAAGATGGCTCCATAAATTATACTAGCTTTTTAGATAACAGTAtgatttatcatattataaGTAGTATGGttttaaacataaattttgaCCATATAGGAGACggaaaaattgaaaataattctgATAATGCTATAAACAAGTCTggacaaaatatattagaaaGTAATGCTATTATGAATAACAATAAACATCAGCctaatgatttaaaaagaaatattttaataatatgcaaTGATGGAATAAAAGACGAatcaaataaacaaaaaattaatagtattagtttaataatttcgatgtgttatattatatatagtaaaaaGTATAACCTTAATTTAGCAATTGCTTATATgattaaaatatgcaataaTCTAAGTATAGCTTCTCAGACTCGAactattttacaaaatttttacaacTACTTAGTAcgaattaattttaatatacatataaatccATCTTCTAAggataatataaacaatcGAAAGTGTAAAATTGAGAATTCTCAAGATTCTTCTATTAATACTAAAGATAAGCTTGCCAATAATCATAATAACAGAACCACACAGCAACCCCAAATTAgtaattcaaataaatcaaCAATAATAGatgctttaaaaaatgaagaactTCTTAacttaattaaaaaatatgaaataaatattcccGATATTTTACTAGACTATTCAAAGGAATATgttgtttatataaataaagaatacaTAATAGAAGATATTGAAATAATTGAAGAAAAGGCTCAAGAAATTGAATATACTTATTATGAGTATTTAATTCAATCTTTgttatattacatatataataaaaaggacCAAGATATAAactatgataaaataaatattgtattaaaaatattaaaaaatatcaatagtgataataaaatagacaACTCATATAAATTCCCTTATTGCTCATTGATTTTAATAAGCTTATGTAGAATCcttaattttgaaaattcaACTGAATTCGAAAATgcagaaaaaataaaatatgaatcgCATACAAATGTTcaatttgatatattttccatattatgtaatagtattattacatgcattgattttattatatacaattatgaaaataattgcaattttaaaataacttCAAAAGAATACGAATTAACGATAAAGACTACATCCCAGGACTTAAAAGATAAATctattgataaaaatatttatatgatatttttatcattaaaatatttattaagtGTTTTTTTCCAGTTTTATCTTTATCCGTCTATTTCGAAAAAAagattttcatatatagaTCAAGTATATAATACACTGCAACAAATTGATAAGTTTGcagattattattattctatttttaatataaatattaactCATTTCTAAATGATAACTATAAGGCACAAATATGCCCCTTTGATTATTTCCCACTCTACCTTTCCGATATATTAAGgccatttattataatcacCAATTACCTGGAATAA